DNA from Candidatus Deferrimicrobium sp.:
TCCTCTCCGCGGCGGGGATCTCCCCGGGAAGGCGGTTCGTCACCGTCAATCCCTTTTCCCGCTGGAAGTACAAGGAATGGGGGTATGACCGGTGGGCCGAGGTGATCGCGAGGCTCGGCGAGCAACACGGTCTTCCGTCGGTCTTGATCGGATCGGCGGAGGAGTCCGGGGAAGCGGCCGGAATCCTGCGAAAGGCGGGCAGGGAAGGGAGATCGATCGCCGGGAAGACGACCCTCGGAGAACTCGCCGCGGTGCTGCGAAGAAGCACGCTTCACCTGGGAGTCGACAGCGCGGCGCCGCACATCGCTTCCGCCGTTGGAACGCCAACGCTCACGATCTTCGGGCCCTCCGACTGGCGCGCGTGGGTCGTGCCGGACGACCTACATCGCGTGGTCACACCGGATATGGAGTGTGTCCCCTGTCACCGGAAGGGGTGCGATGGGAAGGAGAAAAGCCTCTGCCTCGAGAAACTCCCTGCGGAGAAAGTGTTGGGTGCGGCCGAGGAGATCCTCCTGGCGGAAGCCGCCCGGACTACCCCCCCATCCCGGTGACTCGAAACATGGCATTGCCCGACGAAGGAGACGGCGAACGTCTCCACATCGGCGGCCGTTCCTTACCAGACGCACACCCGGTCCGCGAACGCGTGCCCGGGCTTGTGATATCCCCGGGAATCTCGCCTGAACAGGATGGGATCCAGAGTGGAGCCGATGTCCAGATAAATATTCATTGGGTTCACCTTCCACATCTCGTAGATCAGAATTTCCGATAGGGGCCCGGCGGCGAACAGGAAGATCGTTCCCTGCACCATGCTCGCCTTCAGGTCCAGCCATGCCAGAATCTCTTCCCTCTTCTTCTCCCAGTATTTAACGCAGTTCCCGGGTATCGGGAGAAAGTCGTTGATAGGAATCCTCCGCCCCAAGTCCCCCAATCGCGCCTTCTCGTTGGTGCAAAGAACGACCGGCTTTCCGGAAACGCGCAACGCGGGAAGAAACCGCTCGTTGAACGCAGCGAAATTGGCGTTGACCCAGATGTTCGAAAACGTGAGATTCTGCAGGGACGTCCTAACGGTGCGCAGCAGAAATTCATGGTTCTCCCGGTCGCAGCAGGTGCAGGACAGGCCATACAGATAATTTTCGTCGGTGCAAAGGAGGGATTTTCTCAGGTCGGCGCGGAAGACCAGGTTCCTGTCCTTCTTGTAGAGCCACCCGTCCTTGTTCCCTACCGTGACGTTCTTCAGGACGCTCGCCTCTCCATCCGCCGCCCGGGACAGGGCAAGCGAATCAGACTCGGCGATGCGCCGGAGAATCTCTTCGAAATCCTCTTTGAACTGCTGCTTCATCATGGGACTTCCCTCTTTCCTCTCGCTTCGGATCTTTGATTATCGCTTACGGAGCAGCGTTTCCGGTCAGTACGCTTACGATTCTTTCAGCAGCGTAGCCGTCCCCGAAGGGAGACGGGACGATCCCTTCCACTGGCTCCTTCGCCCACGGGACGTGGGGTCGAATGTCCGCTCCAACGAGCCTCCCCAGCCCCGCGTCGAGAATCTCGGGGCGCTCGGTCGTGTCCCGGACGACGAGGATCTTCTTGTTGAAGCAGGAGGCTTCCTCCTGGATCCCGCCGCTGTCGGAGATGAGAAACCGCGCCTCGCCGATCATCCGCAACATCTCGATGTAACCCACCGGATCGATGACATCGATGTTGGCCGCCTTGAGCCGCCCCCGGTGTTTCCTAACGTTCGGATTCGGGTGGATCGGCACGATCATCCGCAAATCCGGATTTTCCCGGGCAACCCGGTCGACTTCGTCGAAAAGCCGGCTCATGATCTTGTGGTTCTCCCTGCGGTGCAACGTGACGACGACGGTATCCCCTGCCCATCCACGAATCTTCTTTTCCTCCCGGATGATCCGGACCGCGTCCACGACGGTGTTTCCCACGAGGAAAGGATTGCGGGCTCCCGAAGATTCGAGGATCTTCATCGATCTTCGTGTCGGGGCGAAGTTGTAATCGGCTAACTGGCTGATGAGTGCACGGTTCGCCTCCTCCGGGTAGGGGCTCGCCAGATTGAAGGTCCTGAGCCCCGCCTCGACGTGGGCGATCCCGACTCCGTTGTAGAAGGCCATCTGGGCAAGGGCCCACGCGGTTGTCGTGTCGCCCTGCACGACGACGACGTCGAAACGGTTTCGATGGAACAACCGCTCCGCCGCCTTGCAGATTTTCATGAAACTATTGCCGAGGGTGGTGCTGCCGCGCGACGTCGCTGGACTGTCCGCAAAGGTGTAGTCGTGCGAAGGGACCAGGTCCTTCACATCCTCGTAAAGACCGGTATGCTGTCCGCTGAACAGGGTTTTGTGCGAAATCCCGCGTCTACGCAGCTCCCGGATGACGGGGAACAGTTTGATTACTTCAGGGCGAGTGCCGTACGCGACCAGGATCACAGGAGCATCGGCCGAAAGCCGTTTTCGATTTCATATCGGAGAACTGCCCCGTAGTCGCGAGATCGATCCTTGCCGCTGATGGCAACCCGATCGATCCCAAGCTCCCCTTTCACGGAACCCCAGAGGGAAGGATCATCCTTGGGGTGGGGAGGACACGCGACCCGTATGCCGTGGTGCTGCAGCATGGCGCAGAAGTGGATGTCCTCCCCGAAGGAACGGATCAGCGGCTCGTTGTCCCAGAAGAATCGCGCCCACTCTCTCCGGAAGAACCAGCTGTGGCCGACGAGGTCGACGAACTCGAGAGAATCGTTCTTTCCATCCCATCCCATCCGGGGGACCTGCGTCTTCGGTTCGGAACTCGAGAGGAACCGGAGGCCGATGGTCCCGCACATCGTCCTCTCGGAATTGACGTACCGCAGACAGTTTTCGAACCACCGCTCCCCCGGCATCGTGTCGTCGTCGAAAATACATACGTACTCTCCCTCCATGGCGGAGGCCATGCAGAACCTGGGGATGATGCCGAAGTTGTGGTCACAGATGATTTTCTTCACATGCTTTCCGTTCCGGAAATCGAGCAACTGCTTCCGTTCGATGATTCCCATCGCCTTTGGAGGCTGGTTGTACCAGAGCACGATCTCGTGCGGTGGCACTGTCTGCTTCAACACGCGCTCAACCTGCTCCTCGAGGTACTGAGGTCGCTGCCACGCGGTAAGGATTACGGAAACCTTGGGGTTCAATGTCCTGCTCCGAAAAAGGATCTCTTGCCGGGAGATAAAGTATCACCATTTGCGGTCGACTTCCGCTTCGCTGCAAGCGCTTCTTCGTACACCCCCGCCACTTCCTCCGCCAGACGGTCCCAGCCGT
Protein-coding regions in this window:
- a CDS encoding glycosyltransferase family 2 protein; this translates as MNPKVSVILTAWQRPQYLEEQVERVLKQTVPPHEIVLWYNQPPKAMGIIERKQLLDFRNGKHVKKIICDHNFGIIPRFCMASAMEGEYVCIFDDDTMPGERWFENCLRYVNSERTMCGTIGLRFLSSSEPKTQVPRMGWDGKNDSLEFVDLVGHSWFFRREWARFFWDNEPLIRSFGEDIHFCAMLQHHGIRVACPPHPKDDPSLWGSVKGELGIDRVAISGKDRSRDYGAVLRYEIENGFRPMLL
- a CDS encoding glycosyltransferase family 9 protein, with amino-acid sequence MTAHTTPRNILVIQLGDIGDVVLATASFRALKDLLPGARIHAVVRKGCSALLAADPNLNGVFESRRGSGRLSDAARENLALARALRAERFDLVIDLRTGDRSAILAFLVRGVEKVAYAGDGAFWRRFVYTRLFDRLAAAPPPAHPGADQSLRILRAAGLDVGNFLPQLHVSDETDAAARGILSAAGISPGRRFVTVNPFSRWKYKEWGYDRWAEVIARLGEQHGLPSVLIGSAEESGEAAGILRKAGREGRSIAGKTTLGELAAVLRRSTLHLGVDSAAPHIASAVGTPTLTIFGPSDWRAWVVPDDLHRVVTPDMECVPCHRKGCDGKEKSLCLEKLPAEKVLGAAEEILLAEAARTTPPSR
- the wecB gene encoding non-hydrolyzing UDP-N-acetylglucosamine 2-epimerase, whose protein sequence is MILVAYGTRPEVIKLFPVIRELRRRGISHKTLFSGQHTGLYEDVKDLVPSHDYTFADSPATSRGSTTLGNSFMKICKAAERLFHRNRFDVVVVQGDTTTAWALAQMAFYNGVGIAHVEAGLRTFNLASPYPEEANRALISQLADYNFAPTRRSMKILESSGARNPFLVGNTVVDAVRIIREEKKIRGWAGDTVVVTLHRRENHKIMSRLFDEVDRVARENPDLRMIVPIHPNPNVRKHRGRLKAANIDVIDPVGYIEMLRMIGEARFLISDSGGIQEEASCFNKKILVVRDTTERPEILDAGLGRLVGADIRPHVPWAKEPVEGIVPSPFGDGYAAERIVSVLTGNAAP